A genomic stretch from Mycobacterium cookii includes:
- a CDS encoding replication-associated recombination protein A gives MPDTVPDGLFDVPDETDRGVREQFGSAAAPLAVRMRPASLDEVVGQDHLLQPGSPLRRLVEGSGMASAILYGPPGSGKTTLASLISQATGRRFEALSALSAGVKEVRAVIDVARRAAAYGEQTVLFIDEVHRFSKTQQDALLSAVENRVVLLVAATTENPSFSVVAPLLSRSLILQLQPLSADDIRAVVQRAIDDERGLGGRVTVTAEAVDLLVRLAAGDARRALTALEVAAEAGEQVTVEVIEQSLDKAAVRYDRDGDQHYDVVSAFIKSVRGSDVDAALHYLARMLVAGEDPRFISRRLMILASEDIGMADPTALQTAVAAAQTVALIGMPEAKLTLAHATIHLATAPKSNAVTTAIGAAMQDISAGKAGLVPPHLRDGHYSGAAALGNAQGYRYAHDDPDGVVPQQYPPDDLVGVDYYRPTSHGAEREIASRLERLRAIIRRRRG, from the coding sequence ATGCCTGACACCGTGCCCGACGGTCTGTTCGACGTCCCCGATGAGACCGACCGTGGCGTGCGTGAGCAATTCGGTTCCGCCGCCGCGCCGTTGGCCGTGCGGATGCGCCCGGCCAGTCTCGACGAGGTCGTCGGTCAGGACCACCTGCTGCAGCCCGGCTCGCCGCTGCGGCGTCTGGTCGAAGGATCAGGCATGGCGTCGGCGATCCTCTACGGCCCGCCCGGTAGCGGTAAAACGACGCTGGCATCGCTGATCTCGCAGGCCACCGGACGCCGTTTCGAAGCGCTGTCGGCGTTGTCGGCGGGGGTCAAAGAAGTCCGCGCCGTCATCGATGTGGCCCGTCGTGCCGCCGCGTACGGCGAGCAGACCGTGTTGTTCATCGACGAGGTGCACCGGTTCTCCAAGACTCAGCAGGACGCGCTCTTGTCTGCTGTGGAGAACCGGGTGGTGTTGCTGGTCGCCGCGACGACTGAAAATCCGTCGTTCTCTGTTGTCGCGCCGTTGCTTTCGCGGTCATTGATCCTACAGCTGCAGCCGCTGTCGGCCGATGACATTCGCGCCGTGGTACAGCGTGCGATCGACGACGAGCGCGGCCTGGGCGGCCGGGTCACGGTGACAGCTGAGGCCGTCGACCTGCTGGTCCGGCTGGCTGCCGGTGACGCCCGTCGCGCGTTGACCGCGCTGGAAGTGGCGGCCGAGGCGGGGGAGCAGGTCACCGTCGAGGTCATCGAGCAATCGCTCGACAAGGCCGCGGTCCGCTACGACCGTGACGGCGATCAGCACTATGACGTGGTCAGCGCGTTCATCAAGTCGGTACGCGGCTCCGACGTGGACGCCGCGCTGCACTACCTGGCCCGGATGCTGGTCGCCGGCGAGGATCCGCGATTCATCTCGCGGCGGCTGATGATCCTGGCCAGTGAGGACATCGGGATGGCTGACCCGACTGCGCTGCAGACCGCGGTCGCCGCGGCGCAGACCGTCGCGCTGATCGGCATGCCCGAAGCCAAGCTGACCCTGGCGCACGCCACCATCCACCTGGCCACCGCGCCGAAGTCGAACGCCGTCACCACCGCGATCGGCGCGGCGATGCAGGACATCAGCGCCGGCAAGGCCGGGCTGGTCCCGCCGCACCTGCGCGACGGCCACTACTCGGGTGCCGCCGCACTCGGCAACGCCCAGGGCTACCGGTACGCGCACGACGATCCGGATGGTGTTGTGCCGCAACAGTATCCGCCGGACGATCTGGTCGGCGTCGACTACTACCGGCCGACCAGCCACGGGGCCGAGCGGGAGATCGCGAGTCGACTCGAACGACTTCGGGCGATCATTCGACGCAGGCGTGGCTAG
- a CDS encoding DUF4352 domain-containing protein, which produces MRLGQQAVDGNVTFVVTSVDRSKTVTNPSFPFMQTTAKGTFVTARLTITNNGKRPEIFIASDQKLRIDSGVYEVDPAAALWTMTFETVVSPGVTTMAALSFDVPTDTPPGGILELHGSSNSPGASVELLPPK; this is translated from the coding sequence GTGAGGCTGGGCCAACAAGCCGTAGATGGCAACGTCACTTTCGTCGTCACGTCAGTCGACCGGTCCAAGACCGTGACCAACCCGAGTTTTCCCTTCATGCAGACAACCGCCAAGGGCACGTTCGTCACCGCCCGGCTGACGATCACCAACAACGGCAAGCGACCCGAAATATTCATCGCGTCCGACCAGAAGCTCAGAATCGACAGCGGGGTCTATGAAGTCGACCCGGCGGCCGCCCTGTGGACGATGACATTCGAAACCGTTGTCAGCCCCGGTGTGACCACTATGGCCGCGTTGTCGTTCGACGTGCCGACGGACACCCCTCCCGGGGGCATATTGGAACTTCACGGGTCATCGAATTCACCCGGTGCCAGCGTCGAGTTGCTGCCTCCGAAATAA
- a CDS encoding type IV secretory system conjugative DNA transfer family protein: protein MGVVTINLNGSVTYSGTSAFGLAHLSLVVSRNLAGMDNREREYLRIIELLNSAGDGNYNTNFYNAEKVALLYADGKGACSEEWFKPGKTSFTDKEVMARAFGTVDQAINEIQQHIAQLDQNTTLHPAYRAIVDEAKSRINPSGGGAWLKSSEVAGTAFADKGPYKLYIGSFEDGSMLSYSGDGSMVTIAPPGSGKTQCNVFPNLLVWQGPAIVLDVSGDLYEHTAAWRAANVGPVYKFDPLEPEDSNKYNPLTFVRQEPDYIWEDSRLLAEMMIVPSGAADPFWENEARTVLTAAIAHVCYSHPPAERPMSAVLDVLFGGEAWDDMILGLKMAIDVHVMTQHANSLSSMNEKTLSSVLQTARSSLGAWTGERVARATARSDWDPLDLRSGTNPTIYISVQPNQVETYLSLLRVFIGQHIRVLTGGRVPPRDAPPILLMLDELPRLRYMSPVDEALNIGRKYNLRLWMFAQSVGQFQVAYPNGDGMLGSCAVRIFMNPSGADGLAERLSEELGYVDSLNDNSRKRLVDAADLAGPSYKDKQLVLAAGTKPAMVRKDFAFANPELARRMNGQ from the coding sequence ATGGGTGTGGTCACCATAAACTTAAACGGAAGTGTCACATACAGCGGCACCTCTGCGTTTGGACTTGCGCACTTGAGTTTGGTGGTGAGCAGGAATCTCGCTGGCATGGATAACCGCGAGCGAGAATACCTGAGGATTATCGAGCTGCTGAATAGCGCCGGTGATGGCAATTATAACACCAACTTCTATAACGCGGAAAAAGTCGCGCTGCTTTACGCTGATGGAAAAGGGGCGTGCAGCGAAGAGTGGTTTAAGCCCGGCAAGACTTCATTCACCGACAAAGAGGTTATGGCCAGAGCGTTCGGCACTGTTGACCAGGCCATTAACGAGATCCAGCAGCATATCGCTCAACTTGACCAAAACACTACTTTACATCCTGCTTATCGAGCTATCGTCGATGAAGCCAAAAGTCGCATCAATCCCTCCGGCGGAGGAGCGTGGTTGAAATCATCCGAGGTGGCAGGCACCGCGTTTGCTGACAAAGGTCCATACAAGCTGTACATCGGTTCGTTTGAGGACGGTTCCATGCTGTCATATTCGGGAGACGGGTCGATGGTCACGATCGCGCCACCAGGTTCGGGCAAGACTCAATGCAATGTCTTTCCGAACTTGCTGGTGTGGCAAGGACCGGCCATCGTGCTGGACGTCTCGGGTGACCTCTACGAGCACACCGCAGCCTGGCGTGCCGCCAACGTCGGACCGGTATATAAATTCGACCCGCTGGAACCCGAAGACAGCAATAAATACAACCCGCTGACATTTGTGCGCCAAGAGCCCGACTACATCTGGGAAGACTCGCGCCTCCTAGCCGAGATGATGATCGTCCCGTCCGGGGCCGCCGATCCGTTCTGGGAAAATGAGGCGCGAACTGTCCTGACCGCGGCGATAGCCCACGTCTGCTATTCCCATCCGCCAGCCGAACGGCCCATGTCCGCGGTTCTCGACGTACTCTTCGGCGGCGAAGCCTGGGACGACATGATTCTGGGCCTCAAAATGGCAATCGACGTCCACGTTATGACGCAACACGCCAATTCCTTGTCCTCCATGAACGAGAAGACGCTCAGCAGCGTCCTGCAAACAGCGCGCTCAAGTTTGGGCGCATGGACTGGAGAGCGGGTAGCGCGAGCGACAGCGCGCTCGGATTGGGACCCACTGGACCTTCGCAGCGGCACTAATCCAACGATATATATCTCAGTCCAGCCAAATCAGGTCGAAACCTACCTGTCGCTGCTGCGGGTGTTCATCGGCCAGCACATCAGGGTCCTCACTGGCGGTCGCGTCCCCCCTCGGGATGCGCCCCCAATCCTGCTCATGCTCGACGAGTTGCCGAGGCTCCGCTACATGTCACCCGTCGATGAGGCACTCAACATCGGCCGCAAATACAACCTGCGGCTCTGGATGTTCGCGCAGAGCGTCGGCCAGTTCCAGGTGGCATATCCCAACGGCGACGGCATGCTTGGTTCTTGCGCCGTCCGCATCTTCATGAACCCCAGTGGCGCGGACGGGCTTGCCGAACGGCTGTCCGAAGAACTGGGATACGTGGACTCGCTCAACGACAATTCCCGCAAGCGCCTGGTAGACGCCGCCGATCTCGCCGGGCCGTCTTACAAGGACAAGCAGCTCGTGCTGGCCGCGGGTACCAAGCCGGCCATGGTGCGAAAAGACTTCGCCTTCGCCAACCCCGAACTCGCGCGACGAATGAATGGGCAATAG
- a CDS encoding RDD family protein → MTTRDSDPNASGQPGSFPSPPPPSPSGQAGVFPSPPAPSASGQAGVFPSPPAPSASGQAGVFPSPPAPGTSVQPGGFSSPVPSSSVSYPAGLGSRFVARFIDGVLVTIVGGVLIGMFDWPTDIAFTGLLSGLLMFTYFVAFEVSLGWTPGKKMLGLSVHGPADAIKPTAKQSATRNAFTLLSILPWIGGVLAVTAIIVIAATIQGSPTKQGKHDQLAGGTQVIKG, encoded by the coding sequence ATGACCACACGTGACTCCGATCCCAACGCGTCGGGTCAACCTGGCAGCTTTCCCTCACCGCCCCCGCCGAGCCCTTCTGGTCAAGCCGGCGTCTTTCCCTCACCGCCGGCGCCCAGCGCGTCCGGTCAAGCCGGCGTCTTTCCCTCACCGCCGGCGCCCAGCGCGTCCGGTCAAGCCGGGGTCTTTCCCTCACCGCCGGCGCCCGGCACCTCCGTTCAACCCGGCGGCTTCTCCTCCCCAGTTCCGTCCTCATCTGTCAGTTATCCCGCAGGGTTGGGGTCGCGGTTCGTAGCGCGGTTTATCGACGGCGTCCTGGTAACGATCGTGGGGGGTGTGCTCATAGGGATGTTCGATTGGCCGACCGATATTGCTTTCACCGGGCTGCTGTCGGGTCTCTTGATGTTCACCTATTTCGTCGCGTTCGAAGTAAGCCTTGGCTGGACGCCGGGCAAGAAGATGCTTGGCCTGAGCGTCCACGGTCCGGCGGATGCGATCAAGCCGACTGCGAAGCAGTCCGCTACCCGCAATGCCTTCACCTTGCTGTCGATCCTTCCGTGGATCGGCGGCGTGCTGGCGGTGACCGCCATCATCGTCATCGCGGCCACGATCCAAGGGAGTCCTACCAAACAGGGCAAGCACGACCAGCTGGCCGGCGGGACGCAAGTTATAAAGGGCTGA